Proteins encoded within one genomic window of Bacillus sp. F19:
- a CDS encoding basic amino acid ABC transporter substrate-binding protein: MKNSSKLIGVLLFTIILMLSGCGSSEKTSNGAESDEKKVLKVGTDAAFAPFEYMDKGKIVGFDADFLAAVMEEAGYKHKLENIGWDPLFASIQGKQIDLAISGITINDDRKQTYDFSIPYFESTHMIVFKEGADIKSAEDLKGKKIGVQNGTTGQIAAEKVVGANNNISKYETTAVAFMALENNDVEVVVTDNVVASEYAKNNPNSKVKAIEDKDSFESEFYGLMFPKDSKLKAEFDAAIKAVIESGSYAEIYEKWFGKEPSVDTLLKAE; encoded by the coding sequence ATGAAAAACAGCAGTAAGCTTATAGGTGTCCTGTTATTTACCATTATTCTCATGCTATCTGGATGCGGCAGCAGTGAGAAAACAAGCAATGGGGCAGAGTCAGATGAGAAGAAAGTCCTTAAAGTTGGAACTGATGCGGCATTCGCGCCGTTTGAATACATGGATAAAGGGAAGATTGTTGGCTTTGATGCCGATTTTCTGGCTGCGGTTATGGAAGAGGCAGGCTATAAGCATAAACTCGAAAACATCGGGTGGGATCCATTATTTGCATCCATACAAGGGAAACAAATCGATTTGGCGATCTCAGGTATTACAATCAATGACGACCGCAAACAAACCTATGATTTTTCAATTCCTTATTTTGAATCCACACATATGATTGTTTTTAAAGAAGGTGCAGATATAAAAAGCGCTGAAGATCTTAAAGGGAAGAAAATCGGCGTGCAAAACGGTACAACCGGACAGATTGCAGCAGAAAAAGTAGTCGGCGCAAATAACAATATTTCAAAATATGAAACTACCGCTGTTGCTTTTATGGCACTTGAAAATAATGACGTTGAAGTGGTTGTGACAGATAATGTTGTGGCAAGTGAATATGCAAAGAACAATCCAAACAGCAAAGTCAAAGCGATAGAAGATAAAGATAGCTTTGAATCTGAATTTTACGGTTTAATGTTTCCGAAAGACAGCAAGTTAAAAGCAGAATTTGATGCAGCTATTAAAGCGGTCATTGAAAGCGGGAGTTACGCAGAAATCTATGAAAAGTGGTTTGGAAAAGAGCCGAGTGTAGATACTCTATTAAAAGCAGAATAA
- a CDS encoding amino acid ABC transporter permease → MDFRFDIIVDYLPLFIEGTLWTIAITIMGVLLGAILGLFIGIGKMMKNPLAKLPFVWYINFFRGTPLLVQIFIIHFGVMPLFMSTVNPIISGVVSLALNAAAYIAEIFRAGIKSIDRGQMEAARSLGMNHMQAMKEVILPQAVKRMIPPLGNEFIVLLKDSSLISLISVPELMYWGKAATGQYYRIWEPYLTVAFVYLVLTLSLTYLLNYVERRLDTE, encoded by the coding sequence ATGGATTTCCGTTTTGATATTATAGTAGATTATCTGCCGCTTTTTATAGAAGGAACACTATGGACAATCGCCATCACGATTATGGGCGTACTGCTTGGCGCAATTTTAGGTCTTTTTATCGGAATAGGTAAAATGATGAAAAACCCGCTGGCAAAGCTGCCTTTTGTCTGGTATATCAATTTTTTCAGAGGAACACCGCTGCTGGTTCAGATATTCATTATCCATTTCGGCGTTATGCCGTTGTTTATGTCGACCGTAAACCCCATCATTTCAGGAGTTGTCTCCTTAGCCTTAAATGCTGCTGCTTACATAGCGGAAATTTTCAGAGCCGGCATTAAGTCAATCGACAGGGGACAGATGGAAGCTGCACGATCACTTGGAATGAATCATATGCAAGCAATGAAGGAAGTAATTTTGCCGCAGGCAGTGAAACGGATGATTCCTCCGCTTGGAAATGAATTTATCGTGCTGCTTAAAGATTCTTCGCTGATTTCGTTAATTTCAGTGCCGGAATTAATGTATTGGGGCAAGGCCGCAACCGGTCAATATTACCGGATTTGGGAACCATACTTAACAGTCGCTTTCGTTTATTTAGTGCTTACATTAAGCCTAACCTATTTGCTAAATTACGTTGAAAGAAGGTTAGACACAGAATGA
- a CDS encoding amino acid ABC transporter ATP-binding protein: MISVKALKKSFGKNEVLKGISMEVQPQEVVVVIGPSGSGKSTFLRCLNLLETISEGHVYIEGADLTARSTDINAIRKDVGMVFQHFNLFPHKTVLENLTVSPIIVRKWSKEKAEAKARELLQKVGLSEKVNVYPDSLSGGQKQRVAIARALAMEPKIMLFDEPTSALDPEMVGEVLEVMKQLAKEGMTMMIVTHEMGFAREVGDRVIFMDEGMIIEENTPMELFENTKHERTKSFLSKIL, from the coding sequence ATGATCTCGGTTAAAGCACTGAAAAAATCTTTTGGTAAAAATGAAGTACTTAAAGGGATATCAATGGAAGTACAGCCGCAGGAAGTTGTCGTCGTTATTGGACCTTCAGGCTCAGGAAAATCAACGTTTCTGAGGTGCTTGAATTTATTAGAAACCATTTCTGAAGGGCATGTGTACATCGAAGGAGCGGATTTGACCGCCAGATCGACAGACATCAATGCTATACGAAAAGATGTGGGAATGGTCTTTCAGCATTTTAATTTGTTTCCGCACAAGACAGTCCTTGAAAATCTGACGGTCTCACCCATCATTGTACGAAAATGGAGCAAGGAAAAAGCAGAAGCTAAAGCAAGAGAGCTGCTGCAAAAAGTGGGGCTTTCTGAAAAAGTAAATGTTTATCCGGATTCCTTATCAGGCGGACAAAAGCAGCGTGTGGCGATTGCACGGGCACTCGCGATGGAACCGAAAATCATGTTATTTGACGAGCCAACCTCCGCACTGGATCCGGAAATGGTTGGAGAGGTGCTCGAAGTCATGAAGCAGCTGGCTAAAGAAGGAATGACAATGATGATTGTCACACATGAAATGGGATTTGCCCGTGAAGTAGGAGATCGTGTCATTTTTATGGATGAGGGCATGATTATCGAAGAGAACACCCCGATGGAATTATTTGAAAATACGAAGCATGAACGAACAAAGAGTTTTCTCAGTAAGATTTTATAG
- a CDS encoding STAS domain-containing protein, translated as MKNWSIKISKRAIHFDVPLSQCLRAIAEYRTALWDTLTEELHKNNFSAITMLDVSKIIDPLLDKTCSVIGNVYEDHSNALIEIAYSALEELSVPVVPIADGIAVIPLVGAIDTRRASLIMEVALHEGARLNLEHVILDVSGVPIIETMVADQFFKIVDALKLSGIETVLTGIRPEIAQTIMSLGLDFNSVTT; from the coding sequence GTGAAAAATTGGAGCATTAAAATCTCTAAGCGGGCGATTCATTTTGATGTTCCGTTAAGCCAATGTCTGCGTGCAATTGCTGAGTACCGTACTGCATTATGGGACACCCTCACTGAAGAGCTCCATAAAAACAATTTTTCAGCCATTACGATGCTTGATGTCTCAAAAATAATCGATCCTCTCCTTGATAAGACGTGCAGTGTAATCGGCAATGTTTATGAAGATCACAGCAACGCTTTAATAGAGATCGCTTATTCGGCGCTTGAAGAATTATCTGTACCTGTTGTGCCGATTGCAGATGGCATCGCCGTTATCCCGCTTGTTGGCGCAATCGATACTCGCCGTGCTTCCTTAATTATGGAAGTTGCGCTCCATGAAGGAGCCCGTCTGAATTTAGAGCATGTGATTCTGGATGTATCCGGAGTTCCGATTATCGAAACAATGGTTGCTGATCAATTTTTCAAAATCGTTGATGCTTTAAAGCTTAGCGGCATTGAGACCGTACTGACAGGCATTCGTCCAGAAATTGCCCAGACCATTATGAGCCTTGGACTTGATTTTAATTCAGTTACGACTTAA
- a CDS encoding DUF3900 domain-containing protein has product MEFKINYLSFYLIQVDGKEENANKQYKHFQTLTTEEYEGNALKDFLDGELKKIVKRKVEKHPRSEQVPTKLGHFVVEPGYELDSNPNYNLFHKALTADTKESFKEASERFVGAYLDASAVRGGAFLVLSATPEKYFEDTFLFILKCDFEPKVASISDESTLIRNVQMAITTKNMKSIQYPHMPEEGMTEPGELKIHQASHARYFEDFLKFVEYGESMPEIMKTQVMSMVQEHVLETYEENSQERQQFEHDMEIWEASEKREIQERLDTHQVIEAAAQIVEHTPEAELKMKLGETSIKGLLADFGENIHLGKINGRYVLLVEADTIQFEKGVSPIEFHRPDELGEIIERIANKTESN; this is encoded by the coding sequence ATGGAATTCAAAATTAATTATCTCTCTTTTTACCTTATCCAAGTGGATGGCAAAGAGGAGAATGCCAATAAACAATACAAGCATTTTCAAACATTAACAACAGAAGAATACGAAGGGAACGCACTGAAAGACTTTTTGGACGGCGAACTGAAGAAAATCGTCAAGCGCAAAGTCGAGAAGCATCCGCGCAGCGAACAGGTTCCGACGAAGCTTGGCCACTTTGTCGTTGAGCCAGGATATGAGCTGGATTCTAATCCGAACTACAACCTTTTCCACAAAGCGCTTACTGCTGATACAAAGGAATCGTTTAAAGAAGCGAGCGAACGATTTGTCGGGGCTTATTTAGATGCAAGCGCAGTTCGCGGCGGGGCATTTCTAGTTCTTTCTGCCACTCCGGAAAAATACTTTGAAGATACTTTTTTGTTCATCTTAAAATGTGATTTTGAACCAAAAGTTGCTTCAATCTCGGATGAATCCACGCTCATCCGCAACGTGCAAATGGCGATCACAACAAAAAACATGAAATCAATTCAGTACCCGCATATGCCTGAAGAAGGAATGACAGAGCCGGGCGAGCTGAAAATTCATCAGGCCTCACACGCCCGCTACTTTGAAGACTTCTTAAAATTCGTCGAATACGGAGAATCCATGCCCGAAATCATGAAAACCCAAGTGATGAGCATGGTTCAGGAGCATGTTCTCGAAACCTACGAGGAAAACAGCCAGGAGCGCCAGCAGTTTGAGCATGACATGGAAATCTGGGAAGCAAGCGAAAAAAGGGAGATTCAAGAGCGATTAGACACGCATCAAGTCATTGAAGCTGCTGCACAGATTGTTGAGCACACGCCGGAAGCTGAATTGAAAATGAAGCTTGGTGAAACTTCTATTAAAGGCTTGCTTGCCGACTTTGGGGAGAATATTCATTTAGGCAAGATTAATGGAAGGTATGTATTGCTTGTTGAGGCGGATACGATTCAATTTGAGAAAGGGGTCTCGCCGATTGAGTTTCACCGGCCGGATGAGCTTGGGGAGATTATTGAGAGGATTGCTAATAAAACGGAATCTAATTAA
- a CDS encoding DUF420 domain-containing protein, which produces MEETARTVKSYTAIIVTLSLVVNAIILGLFFLPIGYGGEVKFDIHIFPRINAVLNSFTFVFLVIALVSIIKKNVKLHKGFILAAFTTTLLFCVSYLTYHYMSVETTRFGGEGFIRNVYFFILITHSFLAAIIVPLALFSVVWGWTGQLTKHRRIVRWSMPIWLYVSFTGVIVYLMISPYY; this is translated from the coding sequence ATGGAAGAAACAGCTCGCACAGTCAAGAGTTATACGGCGATTATCGTCACACTTTCCCTTGTCGTAAATGCGATTATTCTTGGTTTGTTCTTTTTGCCGATCGGCTATGGCGGCGAAGTTAAATTTGATATTCATATTTTTCCGCGGATAAATGCCGTACTGAACAGCTTTACGTTTGTTTTTCTGGTCATAGCGCTTGTCTCCATTATCAAGAAAAATGTGAAGCTGCATAAAGGCTTTATTTTAGCGGCTTTTACTACGACATTGCTTTTCTGTGTGTCTTATCTGACGTATCACTACATGTCAGTTGAAACAACGCGTTTTGGAGGAGAAGGTTTCATTCGAAATGTCTACTTCTTCATTCTGATTACACACAGCTTCCTTGCTGCAATCATTGTTCCGCTTGCCCTGTTCTCAGTTGTCTGGGGCTGGACAGGTCAGCTTACAAAGCACCGCAGGATTGTCCGCTGGAGCATGCCGATCTGGTTATATGTAAGCTTTACGGGTGTCATTGTTTACTTGATGATTTCACCATATTATTGA
- a CDS encoding DNA-3-methyladenine glycosylase: MTVLPRSTMLKAMLSADKSFDGVFYTGVKTTKIYCLPSCHAKKPLPENVIFFQAAADAENQQFRSCKKCFPDFPQSKWIDHKSYIELIPPNDFAFSECLVFLGRSSAEVLHYVQEGFLLKWIEVDGKRVLMKVSMKQDRLVIEFPDLTPDKFTRVQAAKYIWTLFDLDRDMQPFYELAEKDELLRAVVTKHYGLRIIGIPDLFEALTWAIIGQQINLHFAYTLKRRLIEQFSECHHFEGRQLWLFPKPEVIASLEISDLQNLQFTTRKAEYILGIAREMANGNLSKEKLLRLETDKARSLLLSIRGVGAWTADYVMMKCLMDTTAFPAADVGLHHAIKAQLGLDRKPSMDELVKLSEGWQGWEAYAVFYLWRSLYQ, encoded by the coding sequence ATGACAGTGTTACCCCGCAGCACGATGCTAAAAGCGATGCTATCTGCTGACAAATCGTTTGATGGCGTATTCTACACCGGTGTAAAAACCACGAAAATCTATTGTTTACCCTCCTGTCATGCAAAAAAGCCGCTTCCAGAGAATGTGATCTTTTTCCAAGCGGCAGCCGATGCTGAAAACCAGCAATTCCGCTCTTGCAAAAAATGTTTTCCTGATTTTCCGCAAAGTAAGTGGATTGATCATAAGAGTTACATAGAATTAATCCCTCCAAACGATTTTGCCTTCAGTGAATGTCTTGTGTTTCTCGGAAGATCCTCTGCTGAAGTCCTTCACTATGTTCAAGAGGGTTTTCTGCTCAAATGGATAGAAGTCGATGGTAAAAGGGTGCTGATGAAGGTGTCAATGAAGCAGGATAGGCTAGTCATTGAATTCCCTGATCTTACACCTGACAAGTTTACCCGTGTACAAGCAGCCAAATACATCTGGACTCTATTTGATTTAGACAGGGACATGCAGCCTTTTTACGAGCTTGCTGAAAAGGATGAACTTTTAAGAGCCGTCGTCACTAAGCATTATGGACTCCGGATCATTGGCATTCCTGATTTGTTTGAGGCATTGACCTGGGCGATCATTGGCCAGCAAATTAATCTTCATTTTGCCTATACGCTAAAAAGGAGATTAATCGAACAGTTCAGTGAGTGTCATCATTTTGAAGGAAGACAGCTGTGGCTTTTTCCTAAACCTGAAGTGATCGCATCTCTTGAGATATCAGATCTCCAAAACCTTCAATTCACAACGAGAAAAGCAGAATATATTCTTGGCATTGCGAGAGAGATGGCAAACGGCAATCTTTCTAAAGAAAAGCTGCTTCGCTTAGAAACTGATAAAGCACGGTCTCTTCTGCTAAGCATTCGCGGTGTAGGAGCATGGACAGCGGATTATGTCATGATGAAATGCTTAATGGACACTACTGCTTTTCCTGCTGCAGATGTCGGCCTGCATCATGCTATAAAAGCTCAATTGGGTTTAGACCGGAAGCCGTCAATGGATGAACTAGTAAAACTTTCTGAAGGCTGGCAGGGGTGGGAAGCGTATGCAGTATTTTATTTATGGAGGTCGTTGTATCAATGA
- a CDS encoding M55 family metallopeptidase, with the protein MKIYVSVDMEGITGLADETHVNSSKHNYERGRQIMTDEANYVIQSAFNHGAKEVIVNDSHSKMNNLLIERLHPETQLITGDVKPYSMVQGLDDSFYGAVFVGYHARASKKGVMSHTMIFGVREIYINDTAVGELGFNAYVAGYHGVPVLMVAGDDQAAMEAEALIPNITTAVVKETISRSVVKSLTPVKAGELLKEKTALAIKNRENVKPLTPPGNPLLAIEFANYGQAEWAALMPGTKLVENSTIVRYQARDILEAYRAMLVMTELAMRTTFC; encoded by the coding sequence GTGAAGATATATGTCTCAGTTGACATGGAAGGAATCACTGGACTCGCTGATGAGACACATGTGAATTCATCTAAGCACAATTACGAACGGGGCCGTCAAATCATGACGGATGAAGCCAATTATGTCATCCAATCTGCCTTTAACCATGGTGCAAAAGAGGTCATTGTCAATGACAGTCATTCAAAAATGAACAATTTGCTGATCGAAAGACTGCATCCGGAAACACAGCTGATTACGGGAGATGTAAAACCATACAGCATGGTGCAGGGACTTGATGACAGTTTTTACGGTGCGGTGTTTGTCGGGTATCATGCACGCGCTTCAAAAAAAGGCGTGATGTCACATACGATGATTTTTGGGGTCAGGGAGATCTACATAAATGATACGGCTGTTGGAGAATTAGGTTTTAATGCTTATGTTGCCGGCTATCACGGCGTACCGGTTTTGATGGTTGCAGGAGATGATCAGGCGGCAATGGAAGCGGAAGCTCTCATACCGAATATCACGACAGCTGTCGTAAAGGAGACCATTTCAAGGTCTGTCGTCAAATCACTGACACCTGTCAAAGCAGGAGAGCTGCTCAAAGAAAAGACAGCCCTCGCCATTAAAAACAGAGAAAACGTTAAACCGCTCACTCCTCCGGGCAATCCGCTATTAGCAATCGAGTTTGCCAATTACGGACAGGCTGAATGGGCTGCGCTTATGCCGGGAACAAAGCTTGTTGAAAACAGTACGATTGTCCGCTACCAGGCACGCGACATTCTCGAGGCGTACCGGGCAATGCTCGTGATGACGGAGCTTGCGATGAGAACGACATTCTGTTAG
- a CDS encoding ABC transporter permease, which translates to MNTYLFKRLLSMILTLWLIITLTFVLMHTIPGSPFNEERGTSEAVQRNLEAYYHLDEPLPVQYAMYMKSLVTFDFGPSIKKSSQTVNELLGRGFPVSFELGIVTLIVAVFSGIALGIIAALRHNGFIDYLAMTIAVLGISVPNFIMATLLIQNLAVNLKILPAATWSSPMHMILPTLALATGPMAIIARLTRSSMLEVLTQDYIRTARAKGLSPVKIVFKHALRNALLPVVTVLGTLAASILTGTFVIEKIFAIPGMGKYFIESIGTRDYPVIMGTTVFYSTILIVMLFLVDVAYGILDPRIQLNKREGR; encoded by the coding sequence ATGAATACATATCTATTTAAACGTCTGCTTTCCATGATCCTTACACTTTGGCTGATCATTACGCTCACGTTTGTCCTGATGCATACAATTCCCGGTTCGCCTTTTAATGAGGAACGCGGGACAAGCGAAGCGGTTCAGCGAAATCTTGAAGCTTATTACCATTTAGATGAACCGCTGCCGGTACAATATGCGATGTACATGAAATCACTTGTCACGTTTGATTTTGGACCTTCTATCAAAAAGTCTTCTCAAACAGTCAATGAGCTGCTCGGCCGCGGCTTTCCGGTTTCCTTTGAGCTTGGAATCGTCACGCTTATTGTAGCTGTCTTTTCAGGAATTGCGCTTGGCATCATTGCAGCGCTCCGCCACAACGGATTCATCGATTATTTAGCCATGACAATCGCCGTTCTCGGGATATCGGTTCCAAACTTTATTATGGCGACCCTATTAATTCAAAATCTGGCTGTTAATTTAAAAATACTGCCTGCTGCAACCTGGTCGAGCCCGATGCACATGATTTTGCCGACACTTGCGCTTGCAACAGGACCGATGGCGATCATTGCGCGTCTAACAAGGTCAAGCATGCTTGAAGTACTTACTCAGGATTACATTCGGACAGCCCGGGCAAAAGGACTTTCCCCTGTCAAAATCGTTTTCAAGCATGCGCTTAGAAACGCACTGCTGCCAGTTGTTACAGTTCTTGGTACGCTTGCAGCCAGTATTTTAACAGGAACATTTGTTATTGAGAAAATTTTCGCGATACCCGGCATGGGAAAGTACTTCATTGAAAGCATTGGAACCCGTGACTATCCGGTCATTATGGGTACGACCGTTTTTTACAGTACAATTTTGATCGTGATGCTGTTCCTTGTTGATGTTGCATATGGGATTTTAGATCCGAGAATTCAATTAAATAAAAGGGAGGGAAGATAA
- a CDS encoding ABC transporter permease, producing the protein MELKKQHDPHLSRDIPDEWFVPKSRDKQDAEAVVRPSLSYWHDAWRRLRKNKLAMTGLLFLIFIAFMAIFGPIISPHSVRTQILTDQNLPPSAKYWFGTDELGRDVFTRTWYGARISLFVAAIAALIDFAIGVLYGGIAGYKGGKIDHYMMRVVEVLYGLPYLLVVILLMVVMGPGLFTIIVALTVTGWIGMARIVRGQVLQIKNYEFVHASKSFGTKTSRIIRKNLLPNTMGPIIVQITLTVPSAIFAEAFLSFLGLGIQAPFASWGVMASDALSTILTGHWWRLFFPALCISLTMFAFNVLGDGLQDALDPKLRR; encoded by the coding sequence ATGGAGCTCAAAAAACAGCATGATCCTCATCTTTCCCGGGATATCCCTGATGAGTGGTTTGTTCCGAAAAGCAGGGACAAGCAGGATGCAGAAGCCGTCGTCAGACCTAGTCTTTCCTACTGGCATGATGCCTGGAGAAGACTGCGTAAAAATAAGCTTGCTATGACAGGCTTGCTCTTCTTGATTTTTATTGCGTTTATGGCCATTTTCGGGCCGATCATTTCACCGCATTCGGTCAGAACACAAATTCTGACCGATCAAAATCTGCCTCCGTCGGCTAAATACTGGTTCGGTACTGATGAACTTGGCCGCGACGTCTTTACAAGAACTTGGTACGGGGCGAGAATTTCGCTTTTCGTGGCAGCGATTGCCGCATTAATTGATTTTGCGATTGGCGTTCTTTACGGCGGAATTGCCGGCTATAAAGGAGGAAAAATCGACCATTACATGATGCGTGTCGTTGAAGTCCTGTACGGCCTTCCTTATTTGCTTGTCGTTATTTTGCTCATGGTCGTGATGGGGCCTGGTTTGTTTACCATTATCGTTGCGCTGACTGTCACAGGCTGGATCGGCATGGCGAGGATCGTAAGGGGACAGGTTCTTCAAATCAAAAACTATGAATTTGTTCATGCTTCTAAATCTTTCGGTACGAAAACAAGCAGGATTATCAGGAAAAACCTCCTGCCAAATACAATGGGGCCAATTATTGTTCAAATTACCCTAACAGTTCCATCAGCTATTTTTGCAGAAGCGTTTCTGAGTTTTCTCGGTCTTGGGATTCAGGCTCCGTTTGCAAGCTGGGGTGTGATGGCAAGTGATGCTCTTTCAACAATCTTAACAGGACACTGGTGGCGCCTCTTTTTTCCTGCCCTCTGTATCTCTCTGACGATGTTTGCATTTAACGTGCTTGGAGACGGACTGCAGGATGCGCTTGATCCGAAGCTAAGGAGGTAA
- a CDS encoding ABC transporter ATP-binding protein: MEKILEVNELHVSFQTYGGRVKAVRGVSFDLRKGETLAIVGESGCGKSVTSQSIMRLIPEPPGTIDAGSIFFKGKDVTKMKEKELRKLRGADISMIFQDPMTALNPTLTIGDQIMEGIIQHESMPKEKAKLKALEMMNLVGIPSPEARLKQYPHQFSGGMRQRIVIAMALVCEPEVLIADEPTTALDVTIQAQILDLFRDIQKKTGVSIILITHDLGVVAQVADRVAVMYAGKIVEAGSRREIFYQPQHPYTKGLLRSIPRLDIEEEELIPISGSPPDLFSPPEGCPFAARCEHAMEVCDRVYPFTSALSKEHQVDCWLQDSRALAAASMK; this comes from the coding sequence ATGGAAAAAATACTGGAAGTAAACGAACTCCATGTTTCTTTTCAAACATACGGGGGACGTGTAAAAGCGGTCCGTGGCGTAAGTTTTGATTTGCGAAAAGGCGAAACACTCGCAATAGTAGGAGAATCGGGCTGCGGAAAAAGTGTGACTTCTCAAAGCATTATGCGCCTAATTCCTGAACCGCCGGGAACAATTGATGCAGGCTCCATCTTTTTTAAAGGAAAAGACGTAACTAAAATGAAGGAAAAAGAGCTGAGAAAGCTTCGCGGCGCTGATATATCCATGATCTTTCAGGATCCGATGACAGCGCTGAATCCGACGCTGACCATAGGTGATCAAATCATGGAAGGCATTATCCAGCACGAAAGCATGCCTAAAGAAAAGGCAAAACTAAAAGCCCTTGAGATGATGAATCTTGTTGGCATCCCAAGCCCTGAAGCCCGGTTAAAGCAATATCCGCATCAATTCAGCGGAGGCATGCGGCAGCGGATTGTGATTGCGATGGCTCTTGTCTGCGAGCCTGAAGTGTTAATTGCAGATGAACCGACAACCGCACTTGATGTGACGATTCAGGCTCAAATTCTCGATTTATTCCGCGACATTCAGAAGAAAACAGGCGTTTCCATTATTCTGATTACCCATGATTTGGGTGTTGTCGCACAAGTAGCTGATCGAGTAGCGGTTATGTATGCCGGTAAAATCGTGGAAGCAGGATCAAGAAGAGAAATTTTTTATCAGCCTCAGCATCCGTACACAAAGGGACTGCTTCGCTCCATCCCGCGTCTTGACATTGAAGAAGAAGAGCTGATTCCGATCTCAGGTTCACCTCCGGATTTATTTTCGCCTCCAGAAGGGTGTCCGTTTGCTGCAAGGTGTGAGCATGCAATGGAAGTTTGTGATCGTGTGTATCCTTTTACGTCTGCATTGAGCAAAGAGCACCAAGTGGACTGCTGGCTGCAGGACAGCCGCGCATTAGCTGCAGCATCAATGAAATAA